The Brevibacillus choshinensis genome includes the window TGGATATGAAAAATGCACCCATCATGGAAATGACAGAAACCGTTGCCATATTCGGCAGTGAAACGAGGAAATTTTTGAGACCATTCAAAAACTTGACGATCAGATCTTGCCCTGTGTGCGTAATCGTCGAAATGCCACTTCCTATCGTCGAGTCAACTTTTGATTGGAAGTCGGGATCGAGCTGCGTGTAGATCCATTGGATTTGATTGTAAAGTCCCATTAGAAACTCTTGGGAAATCGTCCTCTGTAGATAATCAGATAGTTCAGCCGCAAAACCAGGAAGACGTTTGGCAAGATCACCAATTTCTACTACTGTCTCCGTCACGATCAGCGTGACTGCTCCCACAGCCAATAGCATGAGCAAAAGAAGGGAGATCGTCACCGATAGCCAGCGCGGAATCCTAAACTTTCTTGTCATGAAGGTGACTGGCCGGTTGATCAGTAGAGCGATGACTAAAGCAATTATAAATGGGTAAAGTAAGGGTGTTGCAAACTGGAAGACCCAAAATCCGATATACACGAGCAGGCAAACCCATAAAAACCGAATGATTTGAAACAGTCTCTCCACCCAGTTTTCTTGATTCAAAATGGTCTCCTTTCTGACCCTGCAAAGAAGGGCAAATGCTTATGTAACTATTATGCCGTATGCTGGATAGGTGGAGCAAGTTTGTGAAAAAAACAAAACCGGGTTTCACCCTTTGAAACATTTTTTCGCTTACCTTATTCACAAAACTGCAATAATCTTTTATAATTGGGTCGACTTAAGTGGATTCTTTTCTCTTCTCTCACCATGCAGAGGTTTCTGGTTCTAAGATTGCGTGGATGACATTCTAGATCAGAGTGGTGGATGAAAGAAACCGCTGCCTACAAATTTCATATAGCTTTACGTAAGTGCGTGTACCGGTCCCAAGGACAAGCGAAGACTGGATAGGCACTATTACTTAGTGGAAAAGGAGAGGGAGTTCTATGACAGCAACCCGTGGACTGGAAGGCATTGTTGCAGCTGAATCATCAATCTGTTCGATCGTAGATGGCGTTCTCTGCTACGGCGGGATCAACATCGACGAGCTTGCAGAACATGCGACCTTTGAAGAGGTTGTATACTTACTCTGGCATGGAGCGTTACCGAAGCGTGATCAGCTGGAAACCTTGAAAAAGCAATTGGGCGAGGCAGCCGCTGTACCTGCGGAAGTTCTGGAAGGCATTCGTAACTATCCAGAAGGCATTCACCCAATGGCCGCTTTGCGCACAGCTGTCTCTTCGCTAGCGCTCTACGATACAGAAGCGCAAGACATGTCTACCGAAGCCAACTACCGGAAAGCAATCCGCTTGATGGCTCAAACTCCTACCTTGATCGCAGCTTATGCACGTCTGCGTAAAGGCCTGGATCCAGTAGCTCCAAAAGCTGAGTACACCATCGCTCAAAACTTCCTGTACATGCTGAAAGGCGAAGTGCCTACTGAAACAGCTGTGAAAGCTCTTGACGTAGCATTGATCCTGCATGCAGACCATGAGCTGAATGCATCCACTTTTGCAGCTCGTGTAACCGTTGCCACTCTGACTGATATCTACTCCGGTATCGTCTCCGCAATCGGCACGCTGAAAGGTCCTCTGCACGGAGGAGCAAACGAAGCCGTGGCGAAAATGCTGACTGAAATCGGCAGCCTGGATAAAGTAGAAGGCTATGTTCGCAACAAGCTGGACAACAAAGACAAAATCATGGGCTTCGGACACCGTGTATACAAAGACGGTGACCCACGTGCAAAATGGCTGAAAGAAATGTCCAAAGCACTGACTGCACAAATCGGACGTCCAGAACTGTATGAGATGTCTGTAAAAATCGACGACATGGTAACAGGCGAAAAAGGCCTGAAACCAAACGTTGACTTCTACTCCGCATCTGTTTACATTTCTCTGGGTCTGGAAATTGATCTGTTCACACCGATCTTTGCAATCAGCCGTATGTCCGGTTGGACTGCACACATCATGGAACAGTATGAAAATAACCGCTTGATTCGCCCACGTGCGGATTACACAGGTCCGGTCAATCAACACTATGTACCAATCGACCGACGCTAAGAAGCATTTAGCTATTAGCTTAACTCATTGCTTTTCCGAGCGTGGAGGAACAGGTGCCTTGTCCTGCTTCGAGCTTGAGAACTACCACCGACCGTGGTAGTTCTCCCTACGTCTGGAAATATTCCTATTACCAACCATTTCAACTCTGGAGGGGTTCTTGTGTTTAAAAACCTTACGCAACCAACAGCTGGCGAAAAAATCCAAGTGGATAACGGCCAACTAGTAGTACCAAACAATCCGATCATTCCTTTCATCGAGGGTGACGGTACTGGCCCTGACATCTGGAAAGCTTCTGTTCGTGTTCTGGATGCAGCAGTAGAAAAAGCATACAAAGGCGAAAAGAAAATCGCTTGGTTCGAAGTATTCGCAGGTGAAAAATCCTTCAATCAATACAGTGAATGGCTGCCTGAAGATACCCTCACAGCTGTTCGTGAATACCTGATCGCAATCAAAGGCCCACTGACCACTCCAGTTGGCGGCGGTATCCGCTCCATCAACGTGGCTCTGCGCCAAGAGCTGGATCTGTATGCTTGCGTACGTCCTGTTCAATACTTCGATGGTGTGCCATCCCCTGTAAAACACCCAGAACTGACTGACATGGTCATCTTCCGTGAGAACACAGAAGACATCTACGCTGGCGTAGAGTGGGCTGAAGGTACTCCAGAAGTGAAAAAAGTGATCGACTTCCTGCAAAACGAAATGGGCGTGAAGAAAATCCGCTTCCCAGAAACTTCTGGTATCGGTATCAAGCCTGTTTCCAAAGACGGTACAGAGCGTCTGGTTCGTGCAGCGATTAACTACGCGATCGATAACAAACGCAAATCGGTTACCCTCGTACACAAAGGTAACATCATGAAGTTCACCGAAGGCGCGTTCAAAAGCTGGGGTTATGCAGTGGCTGAAGCAGAATACGGAGACAAAGTATTCACTTGGGCACAATATGACCGCATCAAAGCTGAAGGCGGCGACGCTGACAAAGCACAAAAAGAAGCAGAAGCAGCTGGCAAAATCATCGTAAAAGACGTGATTGCTGACGCGTTCCTGCAACAAATCCTGACTCGTCCAGCTGAGTACGATGTAGTAGCTACCCTCAACCTGAACGGTGACTACGTATCTGACGCTCTGGCTGCTCAAGTAGGCGGTATCGGTATCGCTCCAGGTGCAAACATCAACTACCTGACAGGACATGCGATCTTCGAAGCAACGCATGGTACTGCTCCTAAATACGCTGGACTGGACAAAGTAAACCCATCCTCCGTAATCTTGTCCGGAGAAATGATGCTCCGTCACCTGGGTTGGAACGAAGCAGCTGACCTGATCATCAACTCCATGGAAAAAACCATCTCCGCGAAAACCGTAACCTACGATTTCGCTCGTCTGATGGATGGCGCATCTGAGCTGAAATGCTCCGAATTCGCTGACGCACTGATTCAAAACATGTAAGGTTAGATTACTCATTGGATAAGAGTCACTAACAATTGGAGGGGACAAAACATGGCAAACCAACGCAAAAAAATTGCAGTGATCGGTAGCGGCTTCACAGGCGCAACTACTGCGTTCATCCTGGGACAAAAAGAACTGGGTGACGTTGTACTGGTTGACATTCCACAATTGGAAAACCCAACCAAGGGTAAAGCTCTCGATATGATGGAATCCGCTCCGGTACTTGGCTTCGATGCCAACATCACTGGTACGGCTGACTATGCTGACATCAAAGATGCTGACCTGGTAATCATCACTGCAGGGATTGCTCGTAAGCCTGGGATGTCCCGTGATGACCTCGTTAACACTAACGCGGGCATCATGAAATCGGTAGCAGAGCAAGTAAAAACACATGCTCCTAACTCTATTGTTATTGTTCTGTCCAACCCGGTTGACGCGATGACTTACACTTTCTTCACCACTTCCGGCTTCCCGAAAGAACGCGTAATCGGTCAATCCGGCGTTCTCGATACAGCTCGTTTCCGTACCTTCGTGGCAATGGAACTGAATGTATCCGTAGAAGACGTAACTGGTTTCGTATTGGGTGGTCATGGTGATGACATGGTTCCATTGGTCCGCTACTCCTATGCTGGCGGTATCCCGCTGGAAACTTTGATTCCAAAAGATCGTCTGGATGCGATCGTACAACGCACCCGTACAGGTGGCGGCGAAATCGTTAACCTGCTGGGTAACGGTTCTGCTTACTACGCTCCAGCTGCTTCTTTGGTTCAAATGGCGGAAGCAATCTTGAAAGACAAAAAACGCATTTTGCCTTCCATCGCTCTGTTGCAAGGCGAATATGGGTATAACGATCTGTACCTGGGCGTACCTACTCTGTTGGGTGCAAACGGTATTGAGAAAATCTTCGAGCTGGAACTGACTGCAGAAGAAAAAGTAGCTCTCGACAAGTCTGCTGATTCCGTACGCAACGTAATGGCAGTTCTGAAATAAGAATGAGCTCGTATACAAAAGACGCCTTTCATCTGGAAGGCGTCTTTTTGCTTATCACGAGGAATAATACCTTACAATGACGTGAAAATCTGAGCGGGAGAGGGGATCCGTTTCGTGAGAGTCCACATCAAACGAGTGCCTGATGGAAAAATTACCCTGCAGGAAACGTCAAAGGTCGCGATCATCACGATTAATCGGCCAGCAGCTCGCAATGCGCTGACGGCGAACATGTGGCTGGAATTAGCGCGAATCGGTCGCCTGGCTGGTAGTTCATCAAAAGCAAAAGTGATCTTGTTGCGTGGGACTCCCGGACAATTTACCGCTGGAGCGGATATCAAGGAATTTTGTGAGATGACGATTGAGGAAGCGGAGCAAGCGTTTCTCCAGATGGAAGAGGCGATATCCGTTTTTGAAAGTGTCCCGATGCCAGTCATAGCTGCAGTGGATGGTCCGGCAATGGGGGCAGGATTTATTCTTTCCTTGGCATGTGACATGCGGATCGGGACGTTGAATACGCGGATGGGAATTCCCGTAGGAAAGCTGGGGATAACGGTAGGTCCTTCCTTCATGCGAAGAATCATCCGTTTGATTGGGCCGAGCAGAGCGACAGAGCTCGTCTACACCGGCAAGTTGATCGAAGCCGAAGAGGCCATGCGACTAGGGCTACTCAACCAGCTGATTACTTCCGAGGAGCTGGATAAAGCGGCATTGAAGCTGGCAGGGATCGTCATGGAACAGTCTGGTGCGACTTTGCGAGCGGTAAAACGTGCCGCGCAGCATTGTGAGTGGAAACAAGAAGAGCCGTGGAGCTTCGTCGATCCTGTCGATTTTCCAGAAGGCTGTCTCGCATTTGCCCAAAAGCGAAAACCGAAATTTTCAACTAGGGTATAAATGGATTGTAAAGGTTCCTTTACAAAAAAATTACTTGTCTTTTGCAAGCCCGATTTGGCAGACTGAGAGTGTAGGGAGAAGAAAAAGAAAAGAAACAACAAAATGGATCTGATGTTCATTCCAGCAAGACGGTAACGCTAGGGGGAAATGAGAAAATGATAAAAGTATTGGTAGTGGATGACGAAGCTTCGATCGTAAAGCTGCTTCAGTTTAATTTGGAGAAATCAGGATTTCAGGTAGTGACCGCGTTCGACGGAAAACAGGCATTGGAAGTGGTGAAAAGCGAGCAACCTGATTTCATTATTCTCGATTTGATGTTGCCCAAGATGGATGGGATGGATGTGTGCAAGACATTGCGTCAGGAGCGAGTGAATACGCCTATTCTGATGCTGACGGCAAAAGACGATGAGCTCGACAAGATTTTAGGTCTGGAGCTGGGCGCCGATGATTATTTGACAAAGCCATTTAGTCCTCGTGAGGTTATCGCCCGCGTCAAAGCCATCCTACGACGCATTCAGGCGACTCCGGAAGTATCCGTTACTCAGGAAGATATCGTACTGCAGTTTGGGGATATCCGCATCTATCCGGAAAAATATGAAGTGTTCCGCAAAGACGCAAAAGTCGAGTTAACTCCAAAGGAATTCGAACTGCTGCATTATCTGGCCAGTCATCATGGACGCGTCTTGACGCGCGATCAGCTGCTCAATGCCGTCTGGAACTACGACTTTATCGGAGACTCTCGTATCGTGGATGTTCACGTCAGCCACTTGAGAGAAAAACTGGAGGATGACACGAAGAACCCTCGCTATATTAAAACCGTTCGTGGGTTGGGTTACAAACTGGAAGGATAACGGGAGGCACTACCTTTGACTCGCTTTCGAATCAAACTCACCTTGACCATACTTGGATTGATTTCACTGGTCCTGCTGCTGATGGGGATGTACTTTGCCAAGGTGCTCGAGAATTCCTACCTGCAGTCCTTACATGAGCTTTTGTCACGAGAGTCCAAGCTCATCTCGCAGGCGATCCGTTTCCCAGATGTTTTTTCGGACAGGGCGGTGCTGGAAGAGCGAGTACTGCAGGTAGCTCCTACGGATGAAGTGAGACTGACAGTCATCGACCGTGATGGCGTCGTTTTATATGACAATAGCACCCAAGTGAAAGAAATGGAAAATCATCACGACAGGCCGGAGTTCCTCGCGGCATTACATGGAGATACAGGCATCTCACGTCGCTATAGTGAGACGCTGGGACACGATATGATGTACGTGGCAGTACCCGTGATGCAAGGAACCGAGATCGTGGGAGCAGTCCGCTCTGCCATGTCTATGAAAGACATTACGGATACGATTCACAACATGTGGTACAGCTTGCTCACTGGTCTCTTGGTCACACTGGTAGTAGGATCGATCGTCGTTTCCCGCATTTCTTTTTCCATTATTCGACCGATCGAAGAAATTACTCGCGTCGCCCGCAATATCACACAACGCCAGTATGAGAGCCGTGTACGCATCAAGGCAAAGGATGAAATAGGCCAGCTGGCAGGTGCCATCAACTTTATGGCCTCTAGTCTGGAGCAGCAAATGTACGAGATTTCGGAGAATCAACAGCGCCTCTCCGGGGTATTGACCAATATGACGAGCGGCGTGATCTTCATCTCTGAGCAACGGCGGATCATGCTGGTCAATCCAGCGGTGGAAAAGCTGTTGGGGACGCCTGGACATGAGGTCGTAGGCAAGCTTCATATTGAAGCAGGCAAAAGCTTTGGTTTGAGCCAGTACATCGACCGTTGTCTGGACAAAAGTGAAAAGTTCCGTGAAGAAGTACACATTTACTATCCACAAGAGCGTGTGTTGGATGTGAACTTTGCCCCTTATATCAACTTTAAAGGGGAGGCGCGTGGTGTCGTCGTGGTGCTGCATGACATCACTGATATTCGTCGTCTGGAAAAGATGCGCAGTGACTTTGTAGCAAACGTTTCTCATGAGCTGCGTACACCGATTACATCAATCAAGGGCTTTACCGAGACCTTGCTGGAAGGCGCTATGCAGGATGAGGAGACGTGTCGCAATTTCCTGCAGATCATTTCGGATGAAAGTGAACGGCTCTACCGAATGATTCGGGACATTCTGGACCTCTCCAAGATCGAGCAAAAACGCATCCCGCTGCACATGCACCAGGTGCATCTGCAAGAGCTGATCTCGTCGGCTGTCGCAATCATGAACGATCAGGCAAATCGTAAGCAATTGACTATTACACTGCCGAACCAGACGCCAGACATCTGGCTTATGACAGATAAAGACTGCCTGCAGCAGATCGTACTCAATCTGTTATCCAATGCAGTAGCCTACACCTCAGATGGTGGTACAATTACCATCCATACAGAAAAAGAGACACAGCAAGTCAAAATCCAGGTTATCGATACGGGGATTGGTATCCCTGAAAAAGACATTCCGCGTATTTTTGAGCGGTTTTATCGAGTGGACAAAGCACGTAGTCGTGATTCCGGGGGGACTGGGCTGGGGCTTGCGATCGTCAAGCATCTTGTGGAAAACTTGCATGGACACATCACAGTGGAGAGTAAAGAAGGGAAAGGCACGACCTTTACAGTTACGATTCCGCTCGTCTAAAAGATTTACACAAAGATCATATTCCCTTTACCCACTCTCTACAATCCCCTTGTACTATTTGTCGTGATACAGATAAATGAAGAGGGGGACGAGGATATGACGCGGTACGCCTTTGAGGAACAGCAGGACGTCCTGCATCGCAAACTGATGACGATGGGCACGCTGGTAGAAGAAGCGATCCACAAATCCATCAAAAGCCTGGTCGAACGGGATGTACAGTTGGCCGAACAAGTCATTGGCAACGATCACGTAATTAACGAGCTAGAGCACGAGATTCAGAGTGAGTGCTTTCGCCTGATCGCATTGCAGCAGCCGGTAGGAAGCGATCTGCGTCGTTTGGGGACGATGCTCAAGCTGGTAACGGATCTGGAGCGCATGGGGGATCATGCGGTGTCCATTTCCAAGACAACTCGCCGATTGATGGCAGAGCCGTATGTCAAACCGCTGATCGACATTCCACTCATGGCCGATCACGTAAAAGCGATGGTACGCGATTGCTTGAATGCGTATATTGCGAGGAATAAAGAAGCGGCAGAAGAAATTGCAGCTCGCGATGACATTGTCGACAAGCTGTTTTCGACCATTTTCCGCGACTTGATCGAAGTCATGACCAAAAACAGTACGGCGATTTCACAAGGAACGCATTTGCTCTTGGTGGCACAATACTTGGAGCGCATTGCGGACCATGTGACGAATATTTGCGAGTGGATCATTTACATGTCGACAGGAAAGATGACTGATCTAAACAAATAATTGCCTATTGCATCGTTATGAAAGGAGCCGTTGCGAGCCTGTGCTTGCAGCGGTTTTTTTGTATGGGGATACCAACATAGCGGAGGTGGGGAGAAGCAGGTTTCCGATCTTCGCTCCTGCGCGCGAATCGTTCTTCTCGGGACAGATGCCCATTTGCTTTTTCATGCATACAATACAGGGATTCGACCTGCAACAGGAAGCACGGGAGGGAATGGCGATGACCAGAAGAGAGCGACATATTTATGCGGCTGGTAATACCGCGCGAGGGTATAAGACATTTTTTGAGTCCGTCCTAGAAGGAATGGAGCGAATTTACTATTTGACGGGCGTCGTGGAAGGGATTACGTCCCCACTCATTGAGACGATCGGCACCGAGATGGGCAGAAAAACAGATCGAGTAGAATGGATTCATTCCCCGTTTGAAAATGGCCAGTACGATGGCGTGATTTTCCCGGAATGGAAAGTAGCGATTATGGACAGCAGTTATCCGCGGATGACGAGACCCTTCGCTCCAGGCGTGACTGAGATCCACGTGAATTTGCAGACCTCATTAAATGTTGACCAGCTGTCTCCTTACGCGGCACAGATCTCCGGGTGGTTTGAGGGGATTGAACGAAAAAGTCAGGAGGCGTATGAGGCTTTTGGTGAAGCGTTACGCATCCATGACGAATGGGAAGCACCTTATATTGAAAATCTTGATCGCGACAAAGCAAATCTCGTGACGGATGAACTCCTCGGCCTGCTCTTTTCTGATGAACCTCTGTCAAAGCCAGCGAACGTCAGAAGGATGTACTTGGGTGCGGCTACACCACTCGGGCCCGTCGATCACATTATGAAGCTGACCGATCATTTGGATAAACGGTATTTTATCAAAGGGCGACCAGGATCTGGCAAGTCAACCATGCTCAAAAAACTGGTGAACGAAGCGGTTAAGCAGGGGATGGACGTCGAAGTGTACCACTGTGGGTTGGATCCGCACAGTCTGGACATGGTGATTTTACCAGAAAAGAGCGTTGCACTCTTTGACAGCACGGCCCCTCATGAATACTTTCCAAGTAAACCCTCTGATGAGGTTGTCGATATGTATGAACGTGCGATTACTCCGGGTACAGATGAAAAATATGAGGAAGAGCTCCTAGACATCAAAGTGAGGTATACCCAAAAGATAAAGGAAGCGACTGCATGCCTCGCTGTGGCCAAGGAGTTGCGTGATCAACTGAATAACGTCTACGTGGAAGCAACTGACCAGCAACGCCTGAAAGCAGTCGTGCAGGCCATCATAGGCCGACTGTCTCGCATGTGAGTAGACTGACTTGACTCGCATGTGAGCCTACTAGAGGCTAGCCAAGGCTGATTTCCAAAAGATCGCATGAAACCCGTTCGACTGCTCATACTACAAGAAGGAGGTGAGCAGCCGGATGGGGTATGCTTGGACTCTGGCTCTATTGCTGCTGGCCAATCCCCTGGATCCCATTCATTTTTTACAAGTGGAAATGGAAGGGGATACGGTCGCGATGCTGGATCGATCCGATTACACCGTACCGTTCGAAGGGGTTCCCGTCGTCGATGAAAATCATTTGAGGATGACGTTAGAGCGCTTGGGGGAAAAAGTGTACATCGAACCGATAAACGCAACGATCAATGACAACGGTGCAGTCGTTCCAGACAAAAAGGGACGGAGACTCAACGAAACAGACTTTCTTCAGCAATTCTATGAGTACTATTACGGGAGTGGCTCAGGGACGCTGAAAGCTAATTTTCAAGAGGTTTATCCAAAGGTAGATATGGCTTTGATGACGCAGGTGCGAAAGAAGATGATCGGTCAGTATACGACCTATTTCAATTCAGGAAACCGAAATCGCTCTCATAACATCGCATTGGCGTCTGCGGCCATTAACAATACAGTTGTATTGCCAGGAGAGATATTCTCCTTCAACAAGGTGGTAGGGAAGCGGACAAAGGCGAAGGGCTATTTGCAGGCACCTGTCATCGTCAGGGGAGAACTATCGGAGGGGATCGGCGGAGGAATCTGTCAGGTTTCCTCCACGTTATTCAATGCAGTGGACAAGGCAGGTCTGCAAATCGTCCAACGATACTCACACAGCAGACACGTTGCATACGTCCGTCCTGGACGAGATGCGACTGTCAGCTGGTACGGACCGGATTTTGTCTTTCAAAACAAATACGCCTATCCGATTCTGATCAGGGCGAAATCCTATAGTGGAAATATGTATGTATCGGTCCATTCATTCCCTGAGATTGAGTACGAGCCACGAAATGTTCCGAGTGTGAGCCGCAGAACAC containing:
- a CDS encoding PRK06851 family protein — its product is MTRRERHIYAAGNTARGYKTFFESVLEGMERIYYLTGVVEGITSPLIETIGTEMGRKTDRVEWIHSPFENGQYDGVIFPEWKVAIMDSSYPRMTRPFAPGVTEIHVNLQTSLNVDQLSPYAAQISGWFEGIERKSQEAYEAFGEALRIHDEWEAPYIENLDRDKANLVTDELLGLLFSDEPLSKPANVRRMYLGAATPLGPVDHIMKLTDHLDKRYFIKGRPGSGKSTMLKKLVNEAVKQGMDVEVYHCGLDPHSLDMVILPEKSVALFDSTAPHEYFPSKPSDEVVDMYERAITPGTDEKYEEELLDIKVRYTQKIKEATACLAVAKELRDQLNNVYVEATDQQRLKAVVQAIIGRLSRM
- a CDS encoding enoyl-CoA hydratase/isomerase family protein, encoding MRVHIKRVPDGKITLQETSKVAIITINRPAARNALTANMWLELARIGRLAGSSSKAKVILLRGTPGQFTAGADIKEFCEMTIEEAEQAFLQMEEAISVFESVPMPVIAAVDGPAMGAGFILSLACDMRIGTLNTRMGIPVGKLGITVGPSFMRRIIRLIGPSRATELVYTGKLIEAEEAMRLGLLNQLITSEELDKAALKLAGIVMEQSGATLRAVKRAAQHCEWKQEEPWSFVDPVDFPEGCLAFAQKRKPKFSTRV
- the icd gene encoding NADP-dependent isocitrate dehydrogenase; the protein is MFKNLTQPTAGEKIQVDNGQLVVPNNPIIPFIEGDGTGPDIWKASVRVLDAAVEKAYKGEKKIAWFEVFAGEKSFNQYSEWLPEDTLTAVREYLIAIKGPLTTPVGGGIRSINVALRQELDLYACVRPVQYFDGVPSPVKHPELTDMVIFRENTEDIYAGVEWAEGTPEVKKVIDFLQNEMGVKKIRFPETSGIGIKPVSKDGTERLVRAAINYAIDNKRKSVTLVHKGNIMKFTEGAFKSWGYAVAEAEYGDKVFTWAQYDRIKAEGGDADKAQKEAEAAGKIIVKDVIADAFLQQILTRPAEYDVVATLNLNGDYVSDALAAQVGGIGIAPGANINYLTGHAIFEATHGTAPKYAGLDKVNPSSVILSGEMMLRHLGWNEAADLIINSMEKTISAKTVTYDFARLMDGASELKCSEFADALIQNM
- a CDS encoding response regulator transcription factor, coding for MIKVLVVDDEASIVKLLQFNLEKSGFQVVTAFDGKQALEVVKSEQPDFIILDLMLPKMDGMDVCKTLRQERVNTPILMLTAKDDELDKILGLELGADDYLTKPFSPREVIARVKAILRRIQATPEVSVTQEDIVLQFGDIRIYPEKYEVFRKDAKVELTPKEFELLHYLASHHGRVLTRDQLLNAVWNYDFIGDSRIVDVHVSHLREKLEDDTKNPRYIKTVRGLGYKLEG
- the phoU gene encoding phosphate signaling complex protein PhoU yields the protein MTRYAFEEQQDVLHRKLMTMGTLVEEAIHKSIKSLVERDVQLAEQVIGNDHVINELEHEIQSECFRLIALQQPVGSDLRRLGTMLKLVTDLERMGDHAVSISKTTRRLMAEPYVKPLIDIPLMADHVKAMVRDCLNAYIARNKEAAEEIAARDDIVDKLFSTIFRDLIEVMTKNSTAISQGTHLLLVAQYLERIADHVTNICEWIIYMSTGKMTDLNK
- the citZ gene encoding citrate synthase; its protein translation is MTATRGLEGIVAAESSICSIVDGVLCYGGINIDELAEHATFEEVVYLLWHGALPKRDQLETLKKQLGEAAAVPAEVLEGIRNYPEGIHPMAALRTAVSSLALYDTEAQDMSTEANYRKAIRLMAQTPTLIAAYARLRKGLDPVAPKAEYTIAQNFLYMLKGEVPTETAVKALDVALILHADHELNASTFAARVTVATLTDIYSGIVSAIGTLKGPLHGGANEAVAKMLTEIGSLDKVEGYVRNKLDNKDKIMGFGHRVYKDGDPRAKWLKEMSKALTAQIGRPELYEMSVKIDDMVTGEKGLKPNVDFYSASVYISLGLEIDLFTPIFAISRMSGWTAHIMEQYENNRLIRPRADYTGPVNQHYVPIDRR
- the ytvI gene encoding sporulation integral membrane protein YtvI, producing the protein MNQENWVERLFQIIRFLWVCLLVYIGFWVFQFATPLLYPFIIALVIALLINRPVTFMTRKFRIPRWLSVTISLLLLMLLAVGAVTLIVTETVVEIGDLAKRLPGFAAELSDYLQRTISQEFLMGLYNQIQWIYTQLDPDFQSKVDSTIGSGISTITHTGQDLIVKFLNGLKNFLVSLPNMATVSVISMMGAFFISKDFHLWEARFRRILPKGVNSRLDQVFHDLRGALVGFIKAQLTLISLTAAIVIIGLLIMRVEYAITIGLITGLVDLLPYLGTGTVFIPWIIYLFFKGNYTLVIGLSILYAVVLIFRQIIEPKVVAENVGLDPLLTLVALFVGLQLFGFLGLIIGPVALVMINALVKADVFSDIWRYIRGKRT
- the pnpS gene encoding two-component system histidine kinase PnpS, translating into MTRFRIKLTLTILGLISLVLLLMGMYFAKVLENSYLQSLHELLSRESKLISQAIRFPDVFSDRAVLEERVLQVAPTDEVRLTVIDRDGVVLYDNSTQVKEMENHHDRPEFLAALHGDTGISRRYSETLGHDMMYVAVPVMQGTEIVGAVRSAMSMKDITDTIHNMWYSLLTGLLVTLVVGSIVVSRISFSIIRPIEEITRVARNITQRQYESRVRIKAKDEIGQLAGAINFMASSLEQQMYEISENQQRLSGVLTNMTSGVIFISEQRRIMLVNPAVEKLLGTPGHEVVGKLHIEAGKSFGLSQYIDRCLDKSEKFREEVHIYYPQERVLDVNFAPYINFKGEARGVVVVLHDITDIRRLEKMRSDFVANVSHELRTPITSIKGFTETLLEGAMQDEETCRNFLQIISDESERLYRMIRDILDLSKIEQKRIPLHMHQVHLQELISSAVAIMNDQANRKQLTITLPNQTPDIWLMTDKDCLQQIVLNLLSNAVAYTSDGGTITIHTEKETQQVKIQVIDTGIGIPEKDIPRIFERFYRVDKARSRDSGGTGLGLAIVKHLVENLHGHITVESKEGKGTTFTVTIPLV
- a CDS encoding VanW family protein, encoding MGYAWTLALLLLANPLDPIHFLQVEMEGDTVAMLDRSDYTVPFEGVPVVDENHLRMTLERLGEKVYIEPINATINDNGAVVPDKKGRRLNETDFLQQFYEYYYGSGSGTLKANFQEVYPKVDMALMTQVRKKMIGQYTTYFNSGNRNRSHNIALASAAINNTVVLPGEIFSFNKVVGKRTKAKGYLQAPVIVRGELSEGIGGGICQVSSTLFNAVDKAGLQIVQRYSHSRHVAYVRPGRDATVSWYGPDFVFQNKYAYPILIRAKSYSGNMYVSVHSFPEIEYEPRNVPSVSRRTPEEAPAVPPENPPTAPE
- the mdh gene encoding malate dehydrogenase; the encoded protein is MANQRKKIAVIGSGFTGATTAFILGQKELGDVVLVDIPQLENPTKGKALDMMESAPVLGFDANITGTADYADIKDADLVIITAGIARKPGMSRDDLVNTNAGIMKSVAEQVKTHAPNSIVIVLSNPVDAMTYTFFTTSGFPKERVIGQSGVLDTARFRTFVAMELNVSVEDVTGFVLGGHGDDMVPLVRYSYAGGIPLETLIPKDRLDAIVQRTRTGGGEIVNLLGNGSAYYAPAASLVQMAEAILKDKKRILPSIALLQGEYGYNDLYLGVPTLLGANGIEKIFELELTAEEKVALDKSADSVRNVMAVLK